A stretch of the Uranotaenia lowii strain MFRU-FL chromosome 3, ASM2978415v1, whole genome shotgun sequence genome encodes the following:
- the LOC129755458 gene encoding cardioactive peptide — protein sequence MSPTTTSALFILILAMLCLVHVINCGVLDREPRAYKQYNNDPPPAKRPFCNAFTGCGKKRSSVAVTPVAMMHRHAITSDQNRPKITEGFDPNEDSLSNLIDLNTEPAVEDLMRQIMSEAKLWEAIQEANREIYLQKQGQKSDSSSMPIAFSTQ from the exons ATGAGTCCTACCACAACTTCCGCGCTATTCATCCTGATTTTAGCGATGCTTTGCCTGGTTCACGTGATTAATTGCGGTGTTTTGGATAGG GAACCACGTGCCTACAAGCAGTACAACAACGACCCGCCGCCCGCAAAGCGTCCATTCTGCAACGCGTTTACCGGATGTGGGAAGAAACGATCTTCCGTTGCCGTGACCCCAGTCGCCATGATGCATCGGCATGCCATTACCTCGGATCAGAACCGGCCCAAGATAACGGAAGGTTTCGACCCCAATGAAGATTCCCTGTCAAATCTGATCGATCTGAATACGGAACCCGCGGTCGAAGATCTGATGCGGCAAATCATGTCCGAGGCCAAACTGTGGGAAGCCATCCAGGAAGCGAACCGAGAAATCTATCTACAAAAGCAAGGCCAAAAATCTGACAGCTCTTCCATGCCAATCGCATTCAGCACCCAGTGA